A region of Candidatus Cloacimonadota bacterium DNA encodes the following proteins:
- a CDS encoding efflux RND transporter periplasmic adaptor subunit, producing LAAARSLLQRLGLGTTAIEAISARNGGEALNGVLVVRASREGIVIEGNAGSGEQVEAGKPLFTISDLETVWVLADVQEADLAVLANTSGKAAKIETMGHSFTGRLETVAGRMNETTRTVKARFSFANPGGLLKPGMFVTVRLQLPAQGESLVVPKVAVLADEGRTFVFIHKEGDYWIRRPVTLGARFEDKVEITAGLTAGQRIVTDGSFLLKSDVLRSKMGAGCAD from the coding sequence AACTCGCCGCTGCCCGCAGCCTGTTGCAGCGCCTGGGCCTCGGCACAACGGCCATCGAGGCCATCTCCGCCAGGAATGGGGGCGAGGCCTTGAACGGTGTTCTGGTGGTCCGCGCCTCGAGGGAAGGGATTGTTATCGAAGGCAATGCCGGTTCAGGTGAACAGGTCGAAGCGGGCAAACCGCTGTTCACCATCTCCGACCTGGAGACGGTGTGGGTTCTGGCCGACGTGCAGGAGGCGGACCTCGCCGTCCTTGCCAATACCTCCGGCAAGGCGGCCAAAATCGAGACCATGGGCCACAGTTTCACTGGCCGGCTGGAGACAGTGGCTGGCCGGATGAACGAAACGACCCGTACCGTCAAGGCCCGCTTCAGCTTCGCCAATCCCGGGGGGCTGCTCAAACCCGGCATGTTTGTCACGGTCCGTCTGCAGTTGCCCGCCCAGGGGGAATCTCTGGTTGTGCCCAAGGTGGCCGTCCTGGCCGACGAGGGTCGTACCTTTGTCTTCATCCACAAGGAAGGGGACTATTGGATCCGGCGGCCGGTCACGCTCGGCGCGCGTTTCGAAGACAAGGTGGAGATCACCGCGGGCCTCACGGCCGGGCAACGGATTGTCACGGATGGCTCCTTCCTGCTGAAAAGCGATGTGCTGCGCAGCAAGATGGGCGCCGGTTGCGCGGATTGA